GATTAAGTTGTAACTAGGATTGAGATCAGGACCTACACATATGTTAAATTGGCATATATAGTTTGCATACAGGACCTGTCATGTTTAGCACTTGAAGTGATGGTAGAAGGCCAAGTGCCAATTGGTTGAAGCTTCAAGAGATGTTATGTTGGAAGGATTGTCAAGCTTTTTCAATTGCATTGATGTGTAAATGATATATGGTCGTCTATTAGATAAAAAAATAATTGCTTCTGGCTAGGATGGAAAATGACAATTTCATGAAAAACAAGATACTGTGTGGGAAGCTGTATGAGGGGCATATAAGATTCCTAGATAATAGAGTACATTGTAGAATATTGGTGATACATACATTCCTGTTCTGAAGTTTTACCACTGCTCATGCTTTTGTAAGGTAGTAAGACAGAATTTCTTGAGGACTATTTACTTTTCTGGAACTCATAAATTTCTGAAGGATTCAAATGCAATCCTCTGTTGAAGTTTCAATTATTGAAACACTGGAATGTCTTGTTCTTCTCCTCTCGAATTTGCAATTATCAAATGATAGAGAGAACTCATAAAGCTAATTATGCCCATGTTCTAGTGCCTGTTTCTTGATAATATTAATTTAATATCTCCTCGTAAGAAGTGAATGAGGTATTCTCCATGCATAGGATTAGTCAACTCATACTTCTTATCCTAGTTTTCTGGTAGTACATCTTCGAGAAATCAGAACGCTGATTGAAGTTTACTTAAATGGTACAGGTCAAATAGATGGATACAGATTTCCATGTTAACACAAATGACGAACATTGAACATCAATCGGGGCCTTTTACCAAGATGGAAGAAAACGATACTGTTCAATTACAGAGAGCAATATTCGCCCAGTACATTATGATGAAAAAGTTATTTATGGAGCTAGAAGTGGAAAGAGAAGCTTCAGCTACCGCTGCAAGTGCTGCCATGTCAATGATTCGAAAGCTTCAGAAAGAGAAGGATGCAGAGAGGATGGAAGCATGGCAGTACAAAAGAATAGCTGAGGAAAAGATGAACCACACTGACGGAGCACTGGAGATTCTAAAGGAGGTGATGGAGCTAAAGGAATTGGAGATCTCGTATCTGAGGAACCAACTGCGGGCGTATAAACACAAGCTATTAGATGCTGGCATTGATGATTCTGACATTGCTGATGAGAAAATAGTTAATAATATACCTTCTTTTGAAAGCAAGAACATGGAGAATCTTTGTCATAAGATCAGAAGGAATTTCTCTTTGCCAACTTTGCGGTTGAATAAACTATATACTGATATGGACATCAACAAAAGTGGTGGAGTACAATCAGCAAGGAGCAGACCGAGTGACGATGGATGGGAGCATATTTCAACAGATGGTATGGCTTTAGAGCCCAAGAAAAGCTTGTCAACAGTTGTCAACAGTACAGAAAAGCAAACTGAAGAACCGAAACCTCCAAGCAGTGGTGAAGCTTTACATGACTCTCAGCCATTGGAAGAGTCTTCATGTTGTTCCTCGTTCTCAGTGAGTCATCAGACAGATATATTAAGTGAACAGGTCAGGGAAGATTTGGAATCCACGGTGAACCATGATAGACCCAAGGAGTCTTATTTAGGTACTGAAATGGGTGAACTAGCAGTTCATCCTCTAAGTGGAGTTGACCCGCTCAAAATTCCAGAAAGAAGCAATGTGACGACTGATTCCTCATGTACTGGAAGTGAAATACTTACAGAGGAATCAGAACTGTCTCCCTCGGTTGCTGCCAAAGGGCGAGGGCCACGTGGTCTATCCAGGTTCGCTGCAACAAGAAAAATTGGATCCATGAATAATGTTGATAGACATGCCCGTCGAAGCTCCGGGAGTCAGACACCGCGAGCTGGTGTTGAGAGAACCAGATCAAGGCTAAAGCGGGTGCAAAGTGAAAAGATGGTTGAGCTAGGTGACCCTAAAACTAACAAGGAGCAGATCATAATGCTGAAGGAGGTATACGAGCAGCTTGGCATGATAGAGTCACACATGCGACCTTCTGGTTCTCAGGAAAGCCCCCGAAATGACACATCATTAGATTCTGTTATGGAGGTATTTCTATTAAGCCTACTTTATGGACATTTTTTGAGCTCTTTTGAGATAACTTGCATCACTCAAGTGCAATATCATATTACTGTTGAGGTCATTGAATAAACTAAGTTGATCATCATTTCTTGAATGTCATAATTAGTAGTAAATACAACAATATCTTTGACTAAAATCAGAGTACATCCATAAATTATCTTCAATGATCCCAGCACTGCTCTGTGCTGCTTTTGACATGGTGTAGACTTCACCAGGAACTGCTCAATGTAATGCTATGCACCATTTAGAGCCAATGATCCTAGATCGCGTTCTCTTCTACTCAGTAAAGTTTATGTTGACCGCCACTGTTTCATCTGCTTGTGCCCACGTAGAACAAAAAATAGTAAATGAGACATGAGATTCTCATGAAGTAATAAGCATGGAGCCTACACACTTGCATTTGTTGCCTTTTCTTGTATAGAGCTACCTTCTCTAATAATGCAAAACTTTTGCAACAGGCGGCTTTGTCCTTCTCCATATAACCATGTCAGGCTTGTGCCATCTGAAGCATGTCTTTGAGGCCATCTGGTGGCAATTTAAGTTTCTGAATCTGGCGGCACATTACCGCATACTTCACAATTTTGCAAGGGATAGCAAAAACAAAGGCGAGCCCTTTTCTGTTTAAATATCTCCTTCACCAACGCAGTACAGTGAAAACTGGGGAATGTGTGGGCACAGTTCACATTGTTAAATCTAACGCCATCCCAAAAGTGCGTATGTTGTAAGGTTGTTCACTTGTTTGCGCAGGCATTTGCCTGTTCGATTGCATCTGATGTGTATATAGATGAAGGCAAGGAAGATAAAGGGCGGGGTGTGGAGAAGGGCAGGTGCAGGATTGGCTGCAGGTATCCTTTGCTGCACTGAGTACTCATTCACACAGTGGCATCCCCCTGCCTGAACATCTCAGTTAGTTACTTCCAGGGCCTGAAGTGCCCTAAACACACGTCATGAAAGAAATTCGTGATTTGGCTAAGACATGTATCTGCGTCGTCGTCAAATTCCAAATAAAAACTTGGTCTTGACACAGTAACAAAAAAGAGAAATCAGACCTAGCCGAGTCTTTCTTGGCAACAAGGGGGCTTTAAGGCTTTCTTGACAAATCAGAGTATCTGGAGACATGCCCAAAAGGTTCCCTCAGAGACCACCGTACAATGTCAGCACAGCAGCAATTCCTAAGGACCTGCCTGAACCTTCTCTGTGCACACGTCGAATGGTGGATCTGTTGGTCCAGAAGTTGGTTCCGCAGGTTCTGTTCTCTCAACCTAGGACCACTACGCGTGGCTTAGCTATTTTCGTAAGCAACAGCTACCCCTAAGCTGTGTAGAAGGCATCATGCCATCATCGATGCAACCCAAAGCTCAAAGAATATACTAGTATTCTGAATCATAAATCACCAAGCTGGAATATTGCTGAAGGCATGCAAAAACTTTGTCACCTATCATTTCAATCATCCTCCTGTCCAGGCCTACTGCTGCCTTTGCCTCCAAGCTCCAGCTGGTCCTTGAATTCTCCAGGTACACCAAGCCGTTGTTCCCATCGCCGTTTCACGCGGACTGATGCGTGTCGTGCTAGATGAGAACAAAGACATTTGTTCCTCTCAGACAAAACATCTCTAAATAAAAAGGAAACGGCAAAAGTCAACTGATTGGACATGGATCAGTCGCATGGTAATTGCGTTTAGCCTGAaggtcacacacacacacacacacacaatcaCACATGGGCGTTTCATGCACGAGGGAACTGGGCCAGGCCGGTCACCTAAAACTGACAGAATTTTTTCCGCTGATGACCAGTGGCGATGGGATTCAATGCAAGGATCTCATTCTCTCTGCGGCTCCGTGTGATGGGCGCACGCGACGATATGCCTGTATGCAACGCACCTGGCATGGGCGGCTGGCCGGCGGGACGAGCAACCGCCAACCGCGAACCAGCAAAGACTTTCTCCAGTTCGGCTGGAGCTGGCCGCGACATGCCGTGTGGCATGGCGATAGGATAGACCCCTTCTGAGCTACTCAGAGTTCTGCTCGATCAAGTAGTGTTCGGTCCGGACCAAACCGACCGGCATCATGGTCTCAGAGTTTGGGGGTGTGGCTCCGTGCCATCAACAGCATAGTGACTCGGGTGATGGGGCGCCATGGCATAAGTTTTTTTTTGCTTCGTCAGGAGTGCGTTGTGCTGTCAGGCGCCCGAAGCTAGAACAGGCACAGGATGGCTGTTTCGATGTCAAAGTTCTGCAGGTCGAATTGCTCCAGCAatacagtttttttttttgaccaCATGCTCGAGCAATACAGATACAGTTAAGGTCATGATCTGCAGTCTCTTGCTGCGAACCTAACTGAATTCCATAGTTGGTGCTGGTTAGGGGTTACTGATAAATACAAGTGGCTATGACTTTTGACGTCAAAAAGTTCTGTTGGGGGTTGATCGGATCTGCCATAAAGTTGCGCCCATGATGTCACAAGGTCCCTGCACATTTATTGGCTTATTTTGTTTAGAACGTTTAAGGGATTTTTGAAAGGAAAAACTATGTTTCTTCCATCTCTCTTTCTTATCCACTTACATTTCCAGCTAGGGAATAAAGTATGAACTGCCTGAAGCATGTAGAGGGGGATAAACAACGAGTGCACGAAGGTGAAAGAAGATGTTGACCATGAGAAAGAGATGACTAGAAATAGGCCCGCCAAACCTGAGACCGTAGCATTCTCTTCTTCTATTCTTGTGCTTTCCGAGGTCCACTGAGGCTGGCCGCAGGTTACTGATACCACCATGTCCTTCCCATGAGCACCTGGTCAGCTCCTGTTGAAGAGCACTAGGAGAAAAGGCTCGCCGGGATCCCACGCAAAGATTGCCAAACTGGGCGCACCTTTTATTCATTTTTTTATTTCTGTTCTTTATATCCCCTTCGTTTTCTGTatcaaaatgaaaaaaaaatgtgCAGGGTCAACCATTCATATCAGAGATCAAGACCTTAAGCCAGTCGTCACGTTCAGAAATGAGCTGCTTTCAGGCATCACCGGAACTGGAAGTGACAACCGAAAAGCATTGGAATTTACGATTGGTCAGAAAGACCGATGCTGCAACGCGTGCCAAAACTTCCCCGGCGCGCGTG
The Panicum hallii strain FIL2 chromosome 6, PHallii_v3.1, whole genome shotgun sequence genome window above contains:
- the LOC112897742 gene encoding uncharacterized protein LOC112897742 translates to MFSVAFLSFKRRRQCFPLLIDSILITCKFFLPCRKGWQNYWSLARETSLARRCQSWSNRWIQISMLTQMTNIEHQSGPFTKMEENDTVQLQRAIFAQYIMMKKLFMELEVEREASATAASAAMSMIRKLQKEKDAERMEAWQYKRIAEEKMNHTDGALEILKEVMELKELEISYLRNQLRAYKHKLLDAGIDDSDIADEKIVNNIPSFESKNMENLCHKIRRNFSLPTLRLNKLYTDMDINKSGGVQSARSRPSDDGWEHISTDGMALEPKKSLSTVVNSTEKQTEEPKPPSSGEALHDSQPLEESSCCSSFSVSHQTDILSEQVREDLESTVNHDRPKESYLGTEMGELAVHPLSGVDPLKIPERSNVTTDSSCTGSEILTEESELSPSVAAKGRGPRGLSRFAATRKIGSMNNVDRHARRSSGSQTPRAGVERTRSRLKRVQSEKMVELGDPKTNKEQIIMLKEVYEQLGMIESHMRPSGSQESPRNDTSLDSVMEAALSFSI